In Bremerella alba, one DNA window encodes the following:
- the hemP gene encoding hemin uptake protein HemP — MNTSDQDQKAPTPTPEPATLLKRTIQSEEIMAGEKEVWIQHGDAVYRLCETKSGKLILQK, encoded by the coding sequence ATGAACACCTCGGATCAAGACCAAAAGGCACCCACGCCTACGCCTGAACCTGCCACGCTATTAAAGCGCACCATCCAATCCGAAGAGATCATGGCCGGTGAAAAAGAAGTTTGGATCCAGCACGGCGATGCGGTTTATCGTTTGTGTGAAACCAAGTCAGGGAAGCTCATTCTACAAAAGTAG
- a CDS encoding serine/threonine-protein kinase codes for MATDRDQIDEQLAELLDELTQRVHRGEMVDLDTVATQYPHLAEDLKEVWGAVMLADAVALNASITSPSVSDEPIPEKLSQLKLPLRFGDYELLEEIGRGGMGVVYRALQVSLNRIVAVKMILKAQLASEDELSRFLAEAESAARLSHPGIVPVYEVGHRDGRYYFSMKYIEGETLAQRLTRGPMPAKEAARMMRIISSAVHEAHQHGILHRDLKPSNILIDKNDRPVVTDFGLAKQVTSDVDSITRSGAIIGTPAFMAPEQASGDRGAVGVCSDVYGLGTILFAMITGQPPFQGRTPVDVLLKVLEQDPPFPHQVNPKVDRDLEMITLRCLQKPMDLRYPDAQMLCLDFEAYLNDEAISARSGQFFQVVSRLFRETHNAQVLENWGLLWMWHSLVLFICCVMTQILQWNNDGHRWHYIAIWTVISGIWAGCFWYLRRRMGPVTFVERQIAHVWGAGMIGVACLFPIEWLLGLAPLELSPLLAVISGMVFLIKGGILTGWFYFQAMALFACSVPMALYPDAAHLLFGVVSAASFFIPGLQYYRQRLRSGRERPFVSAPSTFVE; via the coding sequence ATGGCCACCGACCGGGATCAAATCGACGAACAACTGGCCGAGCTTCTCGACGAATTGACTCAGCGCGTGCATCGCGGTGAAATGGTCGACCTGGATACCGTCGCCACGCAGTATCCACACCTGGCCGAAGATCTGAAAGAAGTGTGGGGCGCGGTGATGTTAGCTGATGCCGTGGCGCTCAATGCTTCAATTACGAGCCCCAGCGTAAGCGACGAACCGATCCCCGAGAAGCTTTCCCAGTTAAAGCTTCCGCTTCGCTTTGGAGACTACGAACTGCTCGAGGAAATCGGCCGGGGTGGGATGGGGGTCGTTTATCGAGCACTGCAGGTAAGTCTGAACCGCATTGTGGCCGTGAAGATGATCCTCAAGGCGCAGCTTGCTTCCGAGGACGAACTGAGCCGCTTTCTGGCCGAAGCCGAGTCGGCCGCACGATTGAGCCACCCTGGCATTGTCCCAGTGTACGAAGTGGGGCACCGCGACGGACGATATTACTTCAGCATGAAGTACATTGAAGGAGAGACACTTGCGCAGCGGCTGACGCGTGGGCCGATGCCTGCAAAGGAAGCGGCGCGGATGATGCGGATCATCTCGAGTGCGGTCCACGAGGCCCATCAGCATGGGATTTTGCACCGCGATTTAAAGCCGTCCAATATCCTGATCGATAAAAATGATCGCCCTGTGGTCACGGACTTTGGTCTTGCCAAGCAGGTGACCAGCGATGTCGATAGCATTACGCGTAGCGGGGCAATCATCGGTACGCCAGCGTTCATGGCCCCAGAGCAGGCCAGCGGCGACCGGGGGGCCGTAGGGGTTTGTAGCGACGTCTATGGTTTGGGAACGATTTTGTTCGCCATGATTACCGGGCAGCCTCCTTTTCAAGGGAGAACGCCAGTCGACGTGCTGCTGAAGGTGCTAGAGCAAGATCCACCGTTTCCGCATCAGGTTAACCCAAAGGTCGATCGCGATCTAGAGATGATCACGCTGCGCTGTCTGCAGAAACCGATGGACCTGCGATATCCCGATGCGCAGATGCTTTGCCTGGATTTTGAAGCGTACCTGAACGACGAGGCTATCTCGGCACGCAGCGGTCAGTTCTTCCAAGTTGTTTCCCGGTTGTTTCGCGAGACGCACAACGCCCAGGTTCTCGAGAATTGGGGCCTGCTATGGATGTGGCACAGCTTGGTTCTGTTTATCTGCTGCGTGATGACACAGATTCTACAGTGGAACAACGACGGTCATCGCTGGCATTACATTGCTATTTGGACAGTCATCTCTGGAATCTGGGCCGGATGCTTCTGGTATCTGCGACGAAGAATGGGCCCGGTCACGTTTGTCGAGCGTCAGATTGCACACGTCTGGGGCGCCGGCATGATTGGCGTGGCGTGTCTTTTTCCGATCGAATGGCTGTTGGGCCTGGCACCCCTCGAGCTATCGCCGCTGTTGGCGGTGATTTCGGGAATGGTCTTCTTAATCAAGGGAGGCATTCTGACAGGCTGGTTTTACTTTCAGGCGATGGCCTTGTTTGCGTGCAGCGTGCCGATGGCCTTGTACCCTGATGCGGCCCATCTCCTCTTTGGTGTCGTATCGGCGGCCAGTTTCTTCATCCCCGGACTGCAGTATTATCGACAACGGCTGCGCTCTGGACGCGAACGTCCTTTCGTGTCGGCGCCTTCTACTTTTGTAGAATGA
- a CDS encoding sigma-70 family RNA polymerase sigma factor, producing the protein MWPETDKTQQLLQGARDGDTSARDALLQRHRDSLRRMIEMRLDKRIQQRVDASDIVQEVLVDANRRLADYLENPKMPFHLWLRHMAKDRIIDAHRRHRVSGKRSVDREQNMNVGFNMDQSSVDLAAQLCDQNTTPGAAATMQELHVRFQAAIEELDDQDREVVIMRHFEQLSNQDVAAALDLSPAAASMRYLRAIRRLRTLLGPTAVDE; encoded by the coding sequence ATGTGGCCGGAAACTGACAAAACGCAGCAGCTCCTTCAAGGTGCCCGAGACGGGGATACTTCCGCTCGGGATGCCCTTTTACAGCGTCATCGCGATTCTCTTCGCCGAATGATCGAAATGCGACTGGATAAGCGGATTCAGCAACGCGTCGACGCTAGTGATATTGTCCAAGAGGTTCTGGTCGATGCCAATCGCCGGTTGGCCGATTATCTGGAAAACCCGAAAATGCCGTTCCATCTGTGGCTACGGCACATGGCCAAAGATCGAATTATCGATGCCCATCGCCGTCATCGGGTTAGCGGAAAACGAAGTGTCGACCGCGAACAAAATATGAACGTCGGATTCAATATGGATCAGTCGTCGGTCGATTTGGCTGCTCAATTGTGCGACCAGAATACGACGCCCGGGGCGGCCGCGACCATGCAAGAGCTGCACGTCCGCTTTCAAGCCGCCATTGAAGAATTAGACGATCAAGACCGAGAAGTCGTAATTATGCGACACTTCGAGCAGCTTTCGAACCAGGATGTGGCCGCGGCGCTCGATCTGAGCCCAGCGGCGGCCAGTATGCGATATCTGCGGGCCATTCGCCGTTTGCGAACGTTATTGGGTCCGACGGCCGTCGACGAGTAA
- a CDS encoding RNA polymerase sigma factor, with product MGTLYHLLGNMDDAHDALQETFIKCWRHREQLPEIENVRAWIFRIAVNTGRDMRMTAWRRKRQALGDEQQVVPSKEPTPEYHAHRSEQMERLRIAVSELRDEEREVFLLRQNGDLTYEAIAETLSIPLGTVKTRMRMALSHLREHLAPQESPRKNPL from the coding sequence TTGGGTACGCTGTACCACTTGTTGGGCAATATGGATGATGCTCACGATGCCCTCCAAGAGACTTTCATCAAGTGCTGGCGTCACCGTGAACAATTACCCGAAATAGAAAATGTAAGGGCGTGGATCTTCCGCATTGCCGTGAATACGGGTCGCGATATGCGGATGACAGCCTGGCGACGCAAACGTCAGGCATTAGGTGACGAGCAGCAAGTCGTTCCCAGCAAAGAGCCGACTCCCGAATACCACGCCCACAGGTCCGAGCAAATGGAACGTTTACGGATTGCCGTATCTGAGCTCCGTGATGAAGAACGGGAAGTCTTCCTGCTTCGTCAGAACGGTGACCTCACGTACGAAGCAATCGCCGAAACGCTTTCCATTCCCCTGGGAACTGTCAAAACCCGCATGCGTATGGCCCTCTCGCACCTGAGAGAACACCTAGCCCCCCAAGAGTCACCACGGAAGAATCCTTTGTAA
- a CDS encoding undecaprenyl-diphosphate phosphatase yields the protein MDLPVWQIILLAVVQGIAEFLPISSSGHLVVLATLLGADAETFDLVELNIVLHAGTLGSILVVYRRHLFEALTTDWRILFLLALATLPAVIAAVVLKLSGGDALLESPLVAGMCLLVTGVILLLSQRLSQNEQMYEATTWGQAWWIGCAQALAILPGISRSGSTICSGQALGLSREAAATFSFLMAVPAILGAIVLELAKSLSQPAEANNGLPAWLLLLGALVSFAVGWASLVLLLRIVQRGRLHWFAWWCLAVGLFVLVWQTTIR from the coding sequence GTGGATCTTCCAGTTTGGCAAATCATTTTGCTGGCCGTTGTGCAGGGCATAGCCGAGTTCCTGCCGATCAGTTCGTCGGGCCACCTCGTGGTTCTGGCGACGCTGCTGGGTGCCGATGCCGAAACGTTCGACCTGGTCGAGCTCAACATTGTGTTGCATGCCGGCACGCTAGGCTCGATCCTGGTTGTCTATCGTCGACACCTCTTCGAGGCGCTAACCACAGACTGGCGGATCCTGTTTCTGCTGGCCTTGGCAACCTTACCGGCGGTGATTGCCGCTGTCGTTTTGAAACTATCTGGCGGAGATGCGCTACTTGAATCTCCCTTGGTCGCTGGGATGTGCCTACTGGTGACCGGTGTGATCCTGTTGCTTTCGCAGCGATTGAGCCAGAACGAACAAATGTACGAAGCGACCACTTGGGGCCAAGCCTGGTGGATTGGTTGCGCCCAGGCCCTTGCCATCTTGCCTGGTATATCTCGCAGTGGATCGACCATCTGCAGCGGTCAGGCGTTGGGACTTTCGCGTGAAGCCGCCGCGACCTTCTCGTTTTTGATGGCGGTGCCGGCGATTCTTGGAGCGATTGTTTTAGAGCTGGCCAAGTCCCTCTCACAACCAGCGGAAGCCAACAATGGGCTGCCGGCCTGGCTGTTGCTGCTGGGAGCTCTGGTCTCTTTTGCAGTAGGCTGGGCATCGCTGGTCCTGTTGCTGCGGATCGTTCAGCGGGGACGACTGCACTGGTTCGCGTGGTGGTGTCTGGCAGTCGGGTTGTTTGTTCTCGTGTGGCAGACGACGATAAGATAG
- a CDS encoding GspE/PulE family protein, whose product MSFVSPFPLKWSTNLMQLTELHQQLLSQDPKVDAYAERLVAALLEGALSLRASDVHLQPAPNSYQIKIRIDGVLQTLGEIPRGEKTDAAARLKILAGLLTYRTDIPQEGRVSDLTFGQEVRVSTFPALHGERVVIRILWQQDELQELSDLGLPTHIAHDLATLLKESSGMILIAGPAGSGKSTSAYACLRHIVAEQHGGRSIVTLEDPIESEIPGISQSHIRPNAGFDFATGLRSLMRQDPEVILVGEIRDPVTVETAMQASLTGQLVLSTFHSGSAAEAIRRLIDMGIPTYMIQSGLLGVLHQRLLRTLCQCALPCEDDQRLGFNLEGMKQPGGCEKCQGIGYLGRTLLAEWLVPHKHQLSKLTLDTATSAAIEAWAVEAGMPTRWIQAEVMLSSGTTSPAEIRRVLGFRDDPSTQ is encoded by the coding sequence TTGTCGTTCGTCTCTCCCTTTCCGCTGAAGTGGTCTACTAATCTGATGCAACTGACGGAACTTCACCAGCAACTACTCAGCCAAGACCCAAAGGTCGACGCCTACGCCGAACGGCTTGTGGCCGCGTTGCTCGAAGGGGCTTTGTCGCTGCGAGCAAGTGATGTGCACCTTCAGCCGGCCCCCAACAGCTACCAAATCAAAATCCGCATCGATGGTGTCCTTCAAACGCTGGGAGAGATCCCTCGCGGAGAAAAGACGGACGCGGCCGCCCGGCTCAAGATTCTCGCCGGCCTGTTGACCTACCGCACCGATATTCCTCAAGAAGGACGCGTCAGCGACCTTACGTTTGGTCAGGAAGTCCGTGTGAGCACCTTCCCGGCGCTGCATGGCGAACGGGTCGTCATTCGGATCCTCTGGCAGCAAGACGAACTCCAAGAGCTGAGCGACCTGGGGCTGCCCACGCACATTGCCCACGATCTCGCCACGCTGCTGAAAGAGTCCTCCGGGATGATCCTCATCGCCGGCCCGGCCGGCAGCGGCAAGTCGACCTCAGCCTATGCCTGCCTCCGGCATATCGTCGCCGAGCAACATGGCGGACGGAGCATCGTGACGCTAGAAGACCCCATTGAATCCGAAATCCCTGGTATCTCGCAAAGTCATATCCGCCCCAACGCAGGCTTTGATTTCGCGACAGGTCTGCGAAGCCTGATGCGGCAAGACCCGGAAGTAATCCTGGTGGGTGAGATTCGCGATCCGGTCACGGTCGAAACAGCGATGCAGGCCAGTCTTACCGGACAGCTTGTCCTCAGTACGTTTCACAGTGGCAGTGCGGCCGAAGCGATCCGGCGGTTGATCGACATGGGCATTCCCACTTACATGATTCAAAGCGGGCTGCTGGGTGTGCTGCATCAGAGACTATTGCGAACGCTGTGCCAGTGCGCTCTCCCCTGCGAAGACGATCAACGTCTGGGCTTTAATCTCGAAGGCATGAAGCAGCCCGGCGGTTGCGAGAAGTGCCAAGGCATCGGCTATCTGGGACGCACACTGCTGGCCGAGTGGCTTGTACCGCACAAGCATCAACTCTCGAAGCTGACGCTCGATACGGCCACGTCCGCCGCAATCGAGGCCTGGGCCGTCGAGGCCGGCATGCCGACGCGGTGGATCCAGGCCGAAGTAATGCTATCTAGCGGCACGACCAGCCCGGCTGAAATCCGCCGGGTGCTTGGTTTTCGGGACGACCCTTCCACGCAGTAG
- a CDS encoding cation:dicarboxylate symporter family transporter: MTDTVEATKSDNSMRGLILILVGIVLGVLLGLFYGKTMWMASEGPEKALARFEETIEQKKSDAANYRQEAEEADDPQVAQRLTQEADRLEDQLPKIQARIEQTEKTVEGVEADKKAGKLGFAQSVSIFCEFCGDLFLQVLKLLVIPLVITSMISGITSLGDIRKMGRVGLSTIVYYFSTGAIAVFIGIVLVIIIQPGISADDTFAFRTDSVEAKEGQTTMEVFLDVFRGREGDPGSGMFPSNLFLAATNTNVLALIVFAIVFGGALTTLGEEGALVIRFFNVCNEAVMKMVHLVMLFAPIGIFGLVSSNIAKNGGGAGFLEQLQAIGWYVATVVIGLLIHAIVLATLLAVLGKRNPLTYTFNLLRALLTSVSTASSAATLPVTMECVEENNGVSNRAASFVLPLGATINMDGTALYEAVAVIFIAQTLGIDLSTADLVIVFLTASLAAVGAAGIPEAGLVTMVIVLQAVGLPMTGIGTILAIDWFLDRLRTTVNVYGDACGAGIIDTMVVQKQAAAAEQTPAAT, from the coding sequence ATGACCGATACAGTGGAAGCAACCAAGTCAGACAACAGCATGCGTGGCCTGATACTTATTTTGGTAGGTATCGTCTTGGGCGTACTTTTAGGGCTTTTCTACGGCAAAACGATGTGGATGGCCTCGGAAGGCCCCGAGAAAGCACTCGCACGGTTCGAGGAAACGATCGAACAAAAGAAATCGGACGCCGCCAACTACCGCCAGGAAGCAGAAGAAGCAGACGATCCTCAGGTTGCCCAGCGTCTCACCCAGGAAGCCGATCGCCTGGAAGATCAGCTTCCTAAAATTCAGGCCCGCATCGAACAGACTGAGAAAACGGTCGAAGGAGTCGAGGCGGATAAGAAGGCCGGAAAACTCGGTTTCGCACAATCGGTCTCTATCTTTTGTGAATTCTGCGGCGACTTGTTCCTGCAAGTACTTAAACTCTTGGTCATTCCGTTGGTTATCACCAGTATGATCAGCGGAATCACATCGCTCGGTGATATTCGAAAGATGGGGCGTGTCGGGCTCTCGACCATCGTCTATTACTTCAGCACCGGGGCGATCGCAGTTTTCATCGGGATTGTGTTGGTCATCATCATTCAGCCCGGTATCTCGGCCGATGACACGTTCGCGTTCCGTACCGATAGCGTCGAAGCGAAGGAAGGTCAGACCACCATGGAGGTGTTTCTTGATGTCTTCCGTGGCCGCGAAGGCGACCCAGGCAGCGGCATGTTCCCCTCGAACTTGTTCCTGGCCGCGACCAACACCAACGTGCTGGCACTGATTGTCTTCGCCATTGTCTTTGGCGGCGCGCTCACCACGCTCGGCGAAGAGGGGGCTTTGGTCATTCGCTTTTTCAACGTGTGCAACGAAGCGGTGATGAAGATGGTGCATCTGGTGATGCTGTTTGCGCCGATTGGTATCTTTGGGCTCGTCAGCTCGAATATCGCCAAGAACGGAGGTGGCGCCGGTTTCCTAGAGCAGCTTCAAGCGATTGGTTGGTACGTTGCCACGGTGGTGATAGGACTGCTCATCCATGCGATCGTTCTTGCCACTTTGCTTGCTGTTCTGGGTAAGCGAAATCCACTGACGTATACCTTCAACCTGCTGCGTGCTTTGCTTACATCGGTCAGCACGGCCAGCAGCGCGGCGACGCTGCCGGTCACTATGGAATGCGTTGAAGAAAACAATGGCGTCTCGAATCGCGCCGCCTCGTTCGTCTTGCCGCTGGGGGCCACTATCAACATGGACGGCACGGCGCTCTATGAAGCGGTGGCAGTGATCTTTATAGCGCAGACGCTGGGGATCGATCTTTCAACAGCGGATCTGGTGATTGTGTTCCTCACGGCATCGCTCGCTGCGGTGGGTGCGGCTGGTATTCCGGAAGCGGGCCTGGTCACGATGGTCATCGTGCTGCAAGCGGTTGGGCTTCCGATGACAGGGATCGGAACGATCCTGGCAATCGACTGGTTTCTCGATCGTCTGCGTACGACCGTCAACGTTTACGGCGACGCATGCGGGGCCGGGATTATCGATACGATGGTGGTGCAAAAGCAAGCGGCTGCCGCCGAGCAGACACCAGCCGCGACGTAA
- the gap gene encoding type I glyceraldehyde-3-phosphate dehydrogenase → MAVKVAINGFGRIGRLTFRNMIARPEEFEVVAINDLTDNKMLATLLKYDSTHRRFPGTVEYDSEGLTVNGKKIKVLEERNPANLPWGDLGVDVVIESTGVFTAKKTGEKPGYDSHLDAGARKVVLSAPAKDAPDLTCVLGVNDDQLTAEMTTVSNASCTTNCLAPVAKVLNDSFGIESGLMTTIHAYTNDQNVLDLPHSDPYRARAAAQNIIPTSTGAAKAVALAIPELKGKLTGIAMRVPVPTGSVVDLTANLTKSATVEAINAAVKAAAEGPMKGILEYTEDPIVSSDIIGDPHSSIFAAPFTAVISEKLVKVVSWYDNEAGYSARTADLVKKLGTM, encoded by the coding sequence GTGGCAGTAAAGGTTGCAATTAACGGTTTTGGACGTATTGGTCGACTGACCTTCCGCAACATGATCGCTCGCCCTGAGGAGTTCGAGGTTGTTGCGATCAATGACCTGACCGACAACAAAATGCTCGCGACGCTGCTGAAGTACGACAGCACGCATCGCCGCTTCCCAGGCACCGTCGAATACGATAGCGAAGGCCTGACGGTCAACGGCAAGAAGATCAAGGTTCTCGAAGAACGTAATCCAGCCAACCTGCCATGGGGCGACCTGGGCGTGGATGTCGTTATCGAATCGACCGGCGTTTTCACCGCGAAGAAGACCGGCGAAAAGCCTGGTTACGACTCGCACCTCGACGCTGGTGCTCGCAAGGTTGTCCTTTCCGCTCCGGCCAAGGACGCACCTGATCTGACTTGTGTTCTCGGTGTCAACGACGATCAACTGACCGCCGAAATGACCACCGTTTCCAACGCTAGTTGCACGACCAACTGCTTGGCTCCAGTCGCTAAGGTCCTGAACGATTCGTTCGGCATCGAAAGCGGTTTGATGACCACGATTCACGCTTACACGAACGATCAGAACGTGCTGGATCTGCCGCACAGCGATCCTTACCGTGCTCGTGCTGCCGCTCAGAACATCATCCCAACCTCGACGGGTGCCGCCAAAGCTGTTGCTCTGGCCATTCCAGAACTCAAGGGCAAGCTGACCGGTATCGCCATGCGTGTTCCGGTTCCAACCGGTAGCGTCGTCGACCTGACTGCTAACCTAACCAAGTCGGCCACCGTCGAAGCCATCAACGCCGCCGTCAAGGCTGCCGCCGAAGGCCCGATGAAGGGTATCTTGGAATACACCGAAGACCCGATCGTTTCGTCCGACATCATCGGCGATCCACACAGCTCGATCTTTGCGGCTCCATTCACCGCCGTGATCTCCGAGAAGTTGGTCAAGGTTGTTTCGTGGTACGACAACGAAGCCGGTTACTCGGCTCGTACCGCCGACCTGGTCAAGAAGCTGGGCACCATGTAA
- a CDS encoding sialidase family protein, whose product MKSIVTYSGLFGLLVGLLVCPARGQAADSQAPKLPKVAGQETPAFVASEFIFPTEDRPTQNSHASTIAETSDGLVAAWFGGTHEKHPDVGVWISRNTGNGWSTPVEVADGYQSEELRYPAWNPVLFQPKEGPLMLFYKVGPSPSLWWGMLTTSTDNGITWSEPARLGEQEAIGNLLGPVKNKPIQLDDGTIVCPSSTEHKGWRVHFEVTKDLGKTWEVIGPINDAKLFNAIQPSILTHGDGKMQILCRTRENLVASAWSEDGGKTWSALSGTDLPNPNSGTDAVSLADGMQVLVYNHTIRESDFPAGRNMLNVAISKDGHAWHPVLTLERQPGEYSYPAVIQSSDGKVHIVYTYRRETIKHVVLDPTKLKIPTAATAK is encoded by the coding sequence ATGAAATCAATCGTTACCTATAGTGGCTTGTTTGGACTGTTGGTCGGGCTCCTTGTATGTCCTGCCCGCGGCCAAGCTGCCGATTCCCAAGCCCCCAAACTTCCTAAAGTCGCCGGACAAGAAACGCCAGCGTTCGTGGCTTCGGAGTTCATCTTTCCGACGGAAGATCGCCCCACTCAGAACTCCCACGCATCGACCATTGCCGAAACGTCTGATGGACTGGTCGCTGCCTGGTTTGGCGGGACCCACGAAAAACATCCAGATGTAGGCGTGTGGATCTCACGCAACACGGGCAACGGTTGGTCGACCCCTGTGGAAGTTGCCGATGGTTACCAAAGCGAAGAACTCCGTTACCCTGCTTGGAATCCCGTGCTGTTTCAACCGAAAGAAGGGCCGCTCATGCTCTTCTATAAGGTTGGCCCCAGCCCAAGTCTCTGGTGGGGCATGCTGACCACTTCTACCGACAACGGAATCACCTGGAGCGAACCAGCTCGTCTCGGCGAGCAGGAAGCGATCGGCAATCTGCTGGGCCCGGTGAAAAACAAACCCATTCAGTTAGACGACGGCACGATCGTTTGTCCTTCCAGTACCGAACACAAAGGATGGCGGGTCCACTTCGAGGTCACCAAAGACCTCGGCAAGACGTGGGAAGTGATCGGTCCGATCAACGATGCCAAACTGTTTAATGCCATCCAGCCTAGCATCCTGACGCATGGAGACGGCAAGATGCAGATCCTTTGCCGCACACGCGAAAACCTGGTTGCTTCGGCCTGGTCGGAAGATGGCGGCAAGACCTGGAGCGCACTAAGCGGAACCGATTTGCCCAACCCGAATTCCGGCACCGACGCCGTGAGCTTGGCCGATGGTATGCAGGTGCTGGTCTACAATCACACCATTCGTGAGTCGGATTTTCCGGCTGGCCGTAACATGCTGAACGTGGCGATCTCGAAGGACGGCCATGCCTGGCATCCCGTTTTGACCCTCGAGCGACAACCGGGCGAATACTCGTATCCGGCCGTGATCCAGTCTTCCGACGGCAAAGTACACATCGTCTATACCTATCGCCGCGAAACGATCAAGCACGTGGTCTTAGATCCTACAAAATTGAAGATTCCAACGGCCGCGACCGCAAAATAA
- a CDS encoding efflux RND transporter periplasmic adaptor subunit, translated as MPRTILLRIALFLSIAIAIGLIGYFTGMQNAPSPAPVADTVSDAHEDDQGHDHGSGEVVTLTDSAFDNLKIAVKSMRGETYVSPLTIPGEVVEIPGRSSFTVAAPVGGNVRSVNVDVGQLVHLSDPLFKLDIVDEPVLSAQVDLLDVLGQIDVTRAEINRLSPLAQSGAIAGKAPLEFEYQEQKLKNRKDARAQELVARGLTVRQVSTVLEQRKLIKQIDVLLNEAPRDTASSEQDPVSFVVETLDIHPGMTVPRGTSLARLADHRYLYIRGEAFEQDVPRLYELEANHVPIEVQFGHSHENEADRNFATRTAEIAYIDNHADETTGTFFFYLRLKNEIAADSLLLDQSVTRQWRFKPGQRVHLRLPMDKFEDQFVLPREALVEEGIETFVFQQVFGHVEPGMKEFQKVPVEVIHRDTTTAVISRKGGIRLGDSVVVTHAYQLYLEMLSEAGDGDGNAHQGHNH; from the coding sequence ATGCCTCGCACGATTTTGCTACGAATCGCACTCTTTTTGAGTATTGCTATCGCGATCGGCTTGATCGGATATTTCACCGGAATGCAAAACGCCCCCTCCCCTGCTCCGGTGGCTGATACGGTAAGCGATGCCCACGAGGACGACCAGGGACACGATCATGGTTCCGGAGAAGTCGTCACGCTGACCGACTCGGCGTTCGACAATTTGAAGATCGCCGTCAAAAGCATGCGGGGCGAAACTTACGTCTCGCCGCTGACCATTCCCGGCGAAGTCGTCGAGATCCCCGGTCGCAGCAGCTTTACGGTGGCAGCCCCGGTTGGTGGAAACGTTCGTAGTGTCAACGTCGACGTCGGACAGCTTGTTCACCTTTCCGATCCATTGTTCAAGCTTGACATCGTCGACGAACCGGTCCTTTCCGCTCAGGTCGACCTGCTGGATGTGCTCGGCCAGATTGATGTCACCCGAGCCGAGATCAACCGGCTATCCCCTTTGGCTCAATCCGGAGCCATCGCCGGCAAAGCGCCGCTTGAATTTGAGTACCAAGAGCAGAAGCTGAAAAACCGTAAAGATGCCCGAGCACAGGAACTGGTCGCCCGAGGTTTGACCGTCCGTCAGGTTTCGACGGTGCTCGAGCAGCGTAAGCTAATCAAACAGATCGACGTGCTGCTTAACGAAGCCCCTCGGGACACCGCTTCCTCAGAACAGGATCCCGTTTCTTTTGTCGTCGAAACGCTCGATATCCACCCCGGCATGACCGTCCCACGCGGCACGTCGCTAGCCCGCCTGGCTGACCACCGTTATCTGTACATTCGCGGCGAAGCGTTCGAGCAGGACGTGCCGCGGCTGTACGAACTGGAAGCGAATCATGTCCCCATTGAAGTCCAGTTCGGTCATTCGCATGAAAACGAAGCGGATCGAAACTTCGCGACACGAACCGCGGAAATTGCCTACATCGATAACCACGCCGATGAAACAACAGGCACATTTTTCTTTTATCTTCGACTGAAAAATGAAATCGCCGCCGACTCGCTGCTTCTCGATCAATCGGTCACGCGGCAGTGGCGATTCAAACCAGGGCAACGCGTGCACCTGCGATTGCCAATGGACAAATTCGAAGACCAGTTTGTCCTGCCGCGCGAAGCACTCGTCGAGGAAGGAATTGAAACGTTCGTCTTTCAACAAGTCTTCGGCCATGTCGAGCCTGGCATGAAGGAGTTTCAAAAGGTCCCCGTCGAGGTCATCCATCGCGACACGACCACAGCCGTGATCAGTCGCAAGGGAGGAATTCGCCTGGGAGACTCGGTCGTCGTAACGCACGCTTATCAGTTGTACTTAGAAATGCTTTCCGAAGCTGGTGACGGTGACGGAAATGCTCACCAAGGTCATAACCACTAA